One segment of Venenivibrio stagnispumantis DNA contains the following:
- a CDS encoding prepilin-type N-terminal cleavage/methylation domain-containing protein, which translates to MDRKINGFSLIELLVVIAIMTIILSIGIPNFFRWIETYRIESDTKNIYAFIQQARMKAFTEKIKLDIVLENSNTPNRLCLKCDSSDDDCKNEYGTNYIQCIDLKRPFNGNQVNISKRGTLNGGPVYFSSQNDSEYDCVRVSDIRVKMEKCNGNP; encoded by the coding sequence ATGGATAGAAAAATAAATGGATTTAGTTTAATAGAACTTTTGGTGGTTATTGCTATAATGACTATTATTTTATCTATTGGTATTCCTAATTTTTTTAGATGGATAGAAACATACCGGATAGAAAGCGATACAAAAAATATTTATGCCTTTATCCAACAAGCCCGTATGAAAGCTTTTACTGAAAAAATAAAGTTAGATATTGTTTTGGAAAATTCTAACACACCCAATAGATTATGCTTAAAATGTGATAGTAGTGATGATGATTGTAAAAATGAATATGGAACAAATTATATACAATGCATAGATTTAAAAAGACCTTTTAATGGAAATCAAGTAAATATATCAAAAAGAGGAACACTTAATGGAGGCCCTGTATATTTTTCGTCGCAAAATGATTCAGAGTATGATTGTGTAAGAGTTAGTGATATAAGAGTAAAAATGGAGAAATGCAATGGAAATCCTTAA
- the feoB gene encoding ferrous iron transport protein B, with translation MDNIIRVAIAGNPNVGKTALLNAIAGTNLKVGNWAGVTVEKKEAVIDYKSYKIEFVDLPGVYSLSNKVAEEKIAIDFLIKEKPDIILNVVDSTNLERNLYLTIQLLELEIPLIIALNIWDEAVEKGYEIDYKKLEKLLCVKAIPTSAKENLGITEILDSIIQIYQNKNFIQCEHFETDIEEYLKKIIEVVEKYQPVLLSLYPKRYLAIALLENNLDIEINPNIKEFVAKIRKDLEKIYGKEIDIIIVEERYSIVISVYEQVVKKKREDKVDITFTLDKIFLHKYLGIPIFLFLLWLVFEITFTFSSPFVDWFDNVLSNVISVWAISLLDYVGASEFIKSFVTQAVIGGVGFVIAFVPVLFVLYILIAILEGTGYMARAAFLMDRFMSIVGLSGKSFIPLIIGFGCNVPAVYSTRTIESPKEKILTILMIPFMSCGARLTVYTFFVSLFFREYGSLVLLSLYLLGVFMAVIVAFILNKFMFKTYTETFILELPPYRFPTLKYIFLNTWIKTKSFILEAGTFIFATSIVVWFLLNTPFGEKNKENTIFGTISKTIAPVFEPMGFGNWQSAGALLSGFVAKEVVLSTMGNIYAPELAEQEENKKLSFTEGVKEIAVSFLDANIQLFKNILSTFKLIKPEEEKEENITLSSIVKNSFTPLSAYAFLVFLLLYTPCLATIFAIKQETDSFKWAFFSIFISLTTAWITSFIVYNIGKLMF, from the coding sequence ATGGATAATATTATCAGAGTAGCAATAGCCGGAAATCCTAATGTTGGTAAAACTGCTCTGCTAAATGCAATAGCCGGAACAAATCTGAAAGTTGGAAACTGGGCAGGTGTAACGGTAGAAAAAAAAGAAGCAGTTATTGATTATAAAAGTTATAAAATAGAGTTTGTTGATTTACCCGGAGTTTATAGTTTATCTAATAAAGTGGCAGAAGAAAAAATAGCAATAGATTTTTTAATAAAAGAAAAGCCAGATATTATTTTAAATGTTGTAGATTCTACCAATTTAGAAAGAAATCTATATCTTACAATTCAACTCTTAGAGCTTGAAATACCTCTGATTATAGCTCTTAATATCTGGGATGAAGCAGTAGAAAAAGGATATGAAATAGATTACAAAAAACTTGAAAAACTTTTATGCGTCAAAGCTATCCCAACATCTGCAAAAGAAAACTTAGGTATAACGGAAATTTTAGATAGTATTATACAAATTTATCAAAATAAAAATTTCATCCAGTGTGAGCATTTTGAGACAGATATAGAAGAATATCTAAAAAAAATTATTGAAGTAGTAGAGAAATATCAACCGGTTTTACTCTCATTATATCCAAAGAGATATTTAGCAATTGCTCTGCTTGAAAATAATCTTGATATTGAGATAAATCCAAATATAAAAGAGTTTGTAGCAAAAATAAGAAAAGATTTAGAAAAAATTTACGGTAAAGAGATAGATATTATTATTGTTGAAGAAAGATATTCAATTGTTATTAGTGTATATGAGCAGGTTGTAAAAAAGAAAAGAGAAGATAAAGTAGATATTACATTTACACTTGATAAGATATTTTTACATAAATATTTGGGAATACCTATATTTTTATTTTTGTTATGGCTTGTTTTTGAAATTACTTTTACATTTTCTTCTCCTTTTGTTGATTGGTTTGATAATGTTTTATCCAATGTTATCTCGGTATGGGCTATATCTTTACTTGATTACGTAGGGGCTTCTGAATTTATAAAATCTTTTGTTACACAAGCTGTAATAGGTGGGGTTGGTTTTGTTATTGCTTTTGTGCCGGTTTTATTTGTTTTATATATACTTATTGCTATTTTGGAAGGAACCGGATATATGGCAAGGGCTGCATTTCTTATGGATAGATTTATGAGTATAGTAGGTTTAAGCGGAAAATCTTTTATACCTCTTATTATAGGTTTTGGTTGTAATGTGCCGGCAGTTTATTCTACCAGAACAATAGAATCTCCAAAAGAAAAGATTTTAACTATTCTTATGATACCTTTTATGTCTTGTGGTGCAAGGCTAACCGTTTATACATTTTTTGTGAGTTTATTTTTTAGAGAGTATGGCTCTTTGGTGCTACTTTCTTTATATCTTCTTGGTGTTTTTATGGCTGTAATTGTAGCTTTTATTCTCAATAAATTTATGTTTAAAACATATACAGAAACATTTATTTTGGAACTTCCGCCTTATAGATTTCCTACTTTGAAATATATATTTTTAAATACCTGGATTAAAACCAAATCTTTTATTTTAGAAGCCGGAACATTTATTTTTGCTACTTCTATTGTTGTATGGTTTTTACTTAATACCCCTTTTGGAGAAAAAAATAAAGAAAATACAATTTTTGGAACCATAAGCAAAACGATTGCTCCTGTTTTTGAACCTATGGGATTTGGTAATTGGCAAAGTGCCGGTGCTTTATTATCAGGTTTTGTAGCAAAAGAAGTAGTTTTATCTACTATGGGTAATATATATGCTCCGGAGCTTGCAGAGCAGGAAGAAAATAAAAAATTATCTTTCACAGAAGGTGTAAAGGAGATAGCAGTATCATTCTTAGATGCAAATATTCAGCTGTTTAAAAATATACTCTCTACATTTAAATTAATTAAACCGGAGGAAGAAAAAGAGGAAAATATTACATTATCCTCAATTGTTAAAAATAGCTTTACTCCTTTGTCTGCTTATGCATTTTTAGTATTTTTATTACTATATACTCCCTGTTTAGCAACAATTTTTGCAATAAAACAGGAAACAGATAGCTTTAAATGGGCTTTCTTTTCAATCTTTATTAGCCTCACCACCGCTTGGATTACAAGTTTTATAGTGTATAATATAGGAAAGTTGATGTTTTAA
- a CDS encoding pilus assembly protein, translating into MLRFRILILLLFITFGISIAGSMQNYCQLPTYMSTQVSPNVLIIVDKSGSMSWAAYYKTWSNSNKVSEIGSYNSNTTYEGYFVPNKVYEKVNGVWQETTKSENCNLTLNSNYYWYYRQYYNYYSISGTCSGNKLNFALMARIDLLRWAMTGGRPQGCSNFTDQNCDPDLACTGTTCTLELDNKKLVQVPKDRVKGVIQSLEEKKTKPRLGVMFFDTTPYSDKVYIGDYPNGENADKDHPYTYTKRAINYVSPSGDTGTGPAMWEAYDYFKQLNEHNITNGFDIQSGTYKDPIYVCDYQGQNCKPAPCAKNFVILLSDGQWNTGINGNTSCSIEDGYENNSTDPVVPAYWMHKKLGRTYGNYNIYVDSVYTVGLFLGGTGEKSLKNVAMYGSFDPSKDWPDNLSGYSQNTCGPVDDCCTGSNCGKGSACTDLPASSPDWDKDGNGIPDTFYSANNAQEMKDSLSSAFESILNKVSSSSTVGVLTGGKGDNGALVEQVVFYPEKYFGNNYKVKWISKLITLWDYKSSLASNIREDTNSNFKLDLTGDKAISYDLDNNGNLVIKKCSVYADGSTNTSDCQTYTGDIGKNNINYLIDVGEKLKDRSYSDRKIYSIDENGNFKLFTSSNASSFDTLLGTNTSEFPSCLKDTNGNIKYGDLIDYILGKQIYGCRNRKVDDNGNTWKLADIMNSSPQIVHYDNYDVVYVASNDGILHAFKLGKYESLNQTDQVAQLTGDNIGKELWGFIPKNALPYLRYLADPNYCHIYLNDLTPYIFNSISGKKILIGGFRLGGGCGYNCSGDQSSCSNPVNPPSDTCTSSSCVGLSSYYALDITDPENPKFLWEFTYKDLGFAYSGPGLIRTKENGVDKEYIIFASGMHNYSAQFANGANNETDRELKIYVLDSNTGQLERTIYTGIQKAFSGRIFSEGLDFDGDGYTDYIAFGYTQQSGSNTSFKGGIILLGGKKINNNLYPFKNASSVSDWSFNNYTSFKIDDKNTVDINPVTTKVEFMKCFDRWYIYFGTGRWFKKDDDWEVNRNTLFGVPFDIKSDNNGQYIDFITTTQNVTDESNVSNICTSSSSIGWYINLDPADSNTYSLKEKNLSDPVVTTQNLIIFTTTKPNGDLCGFGGNTRVWTLNCATGGLPSGCRGDLYQVSNVAGTLLLQLSGSNIQEINIANIADTGRVSNWYKGTPPEGASPFIQYGNRRGEIILWIEK; encoded by the coding sequence ATGTTAAGATTTAGAATTTTAATATTGTTATTATTTATAACATTTGGCATAAGTATAGCCGGTAGTATGCAAAATTATTGTCAACTTCCTACTTACATGTCTACACAAGTATCTCCTAATGTACTTATCATAGTAGACAAAAGTGGAAGTATGAGTTGGGCTGCATATTATAAAACATGGTCTAACTCTAACAAAGTTAGTGAGATAGGGTCATACAATTCTAATACTACTTATGAAGGATACTTCGTTCCAAATAAAGTTTATGAAAAGGTAAATGGTGTATGGCAAGAAACAACTAAATCAGAAAATTGTAATTTAACTTTAAACAGTAATTATTATTGGTATTATCGTCAATACTATAATTATTATTCAATATCTGGCACTTGTTCAGGGAATAAATTAAATTTTGCTTTAATGGCAAGAATTGACCTTCTTAGATGGGCTATGACAGGTGGAAGACCACAGGGATGTAGTAATTTTACTGACCAAAACTGTGACCCGGATTTAGCTTGCACAGGAACAACTTGCACATTAGAATTAGATAATAAAAAATTAGTTCAAGTCCCTAAAGATAGAGTAAAAGGAGTAATTCAATCTCTTGAAGAAAAGAAAACTAAACCAAGATTAGGAGTTATGTTTTTTGATACAACACCCTACAGTGATAAAGTTTATATAGGCGATTATCCAAATGGGGAGAATGCAGACAAAGACCATCCATATACATATACCAAAAGAGCTATAAATTATGTTAGTCCAAGCGGAGATACCGGAACAGGCCCTGCTATGTGGGAAGCTTATGATTATTTTAAACAATTAAATGAGCATAATATTACAAATGGATTTGATATACAATCCGGAACTTATAAAGATCCTATTTATGTTTGTGATTATCAAGGTCAAAATTGTAAACCGGCTCCTTGTGCAAAAAACTTTGTAATTCTTTTGTCAGATGGACAATGGAATACAGGAATTAATGGGAATACTTCATGTTCTATAGAAGATGGTTATGAAAATAATTCAACTGACCCTGTTGTTCCTGCTTATTGGATGCATAAAAAATTAGGTAGAACTTATGGAAATTATAATATTTATGTTGATTCTGTTTATACTGTCGGATTATTTTTAGGGGGTACAGGTGAAAAATCTTTAAAAAATGTAGCTATGTATGGTTCATTTGACCCATCAAAAGACTGGCCAGATAATCTAAGTGGGTACTCTCAAAATACCTGTGGTCCAGTTGATGATTGTTGTACAGGGTCAAATTGTGGAAAAGGGTCTGCATGTACAGACCTTCCGGCTTCATCTCCCGATTGGGATAAAGATGGAAATGGAATTCCTGATACTTTCTATTCTGCAAATAATGCACAAGAGATGAAAGATTCACTTTCCAGTGCCTTTGAAAGTATATTAAATAAAGTTTCATCTTCTTCTACCGTAGGAGTTCTTACCGGTGGGAAAGGTGATAATGGTGCTTTGGTAGAACAAGTTGTATTTTATCCTGAAAAATATTTCGGTAATAATTACAAAGTAAAATGGATTAGTAAATTAATTACACTTTGGGATTATAAATCTTCACTTGCATCAAACATAAGAGAAGATACTAATAGTAATTTTAAACTTGATTTAACAGGAGATAAAGCTATTAGTTATGATCTTGATAATAACGGTAATTTAGTAATAAAAAAATGTTCCGTATATGCAGATGGTTCTACTAATACATCTGATTGTCAAACTTATACCGGAGATATTGGTAAAAATAATATAAATTATCTAATAGATGTAGGTGAAAAATTAAAAGATAGAAGTTATAGTGATAGAAAAATATACTCTATTGATGAAAATGGAAATTTTAAACTATTTACATCTTCCAATGCATCTTCATTTGATACACTTCTTGGAACTAATACATCAGAATTCCCAAGTTGTTTAAAAGATACCAATGGTAATATAAAATATGGAGATTTGATAGATTATATACTTGGAAAACAAATATACGGATGTAGAAACAGAAAGGTTGATGATAATGGAAACACTTGGAAACTTGCCGATATAATGAATTCATCTCCACAAATAGTTCATTATGATAACTATGATGTTGTATACGTTGCATCTAATGATGGAATACTTCATGCATTTAAACTCGGTAAATATGAAAGTTTAAATCAAACTGACCAAGTTGCCCAGTTGACAGGTGATAATATAGGCAAAGAACTTTGGGGATTTATACCTAAGAATGCATTACCTTATTTAAGATACCTTGCAGACCCTAATTATTGCCATATATATCTTAATGATTTAACACCATATATTTTTAATAGTATTTCCGGTAAAAAGATATTAATAGGTGGATTTAGACTTGGTGGTGGATGTGGTTATAACTGTAGTGGTGACCAAAGTAGTTGTAGCAATCCGGTAAATCCACCGTCCGATACTTGCACATCATCTTCTTGTGTAGGACTATCTTCTTACTATGCACTTGATATTACAGACCCTGAAAACCCTAAGTTCTTATGGGAATTTACTTATAAAGATTTAGGATTTGCATATTCAGGTCCTGGATTAATCAGAACAAAAGAAAATGGTGTTGATAAGGAATACATTATATTTGCATCCGGAATGCATAACTACTCGGCACAATTCGCAAATGGTGCAAATAATGAAACTGACAGAGAATTGAAAATCTATGTTTTAGACTCTAATACAGGACAACTTGAAAGAACAATATATACCGGAATACAAAAAGCTTTTAGTGGAAGAATATTTTCTGAAGGACTTGATTTTGATGGTGATGGATATACAGATTATATTGCATTTGGATATACACAACAATCCGGTAGCAATACAAGTTTCAAAGGTGGAATAATACTTCTCGGTGGGAAGAAGATAAATAATAATTTATATCCATTTAAAAATGCTTCTTCTGTAAGTGATTGGAGTTTTAATAATTATACTTCATTTAAGATAGATGATAAAAATACGGTAGATATAAATCCGGTAACGACAAAAGTTGAGTTTATGAAATGTTTTGACAGATGGTATATCTATTTTGGAACCGGTAGATGGTTTAAAAAAGATGATGATTGGGAGGTTAATAGAAATACGTTATTCGGTGTTCCTTTTGATATAAAGAGCGATAATAATGGACAATATATAGATTTCATAACAACAACACAAAATGTTACAGACGAAAGCAATGTTTCAAATATATGCACAAGTAGTAGCTCAATAGGATGGTATATCAATTTAGACCCTGCTGATAGTAATACTTATAGTTTAAAAGAAAAGAATTTATCTGACCCGGTAGTAACAACTCAAAACCTTATAATATTTACAACAACTAAACCAAACGGTGATTTGTGTGGATTTGGTGGTAATACAAGAGTATGGACTCTAAATTGTGCTACCGGCGGACTACCTTCCGGATGTAGGGGTGATTTATATCAAGTATCAAATGTTGCTGGAACGCTTCTTTTACAACTTTCCGGTAGTAATATACAAGAAATTAATATTGCAAATATTGCCGACACCGGCAGAGTGTCCAATTGGTATAAAGGAACTCCACCGGAAGGTGCTTCGCCGTTTATTCAGTACGGAAATAGAAGAGGAGAAATTATATTATGGATAGAAAAATAA
- a CDS encoding type II secretion system protein — protein sequence MNKKGFTLIELLVVIAIIGVLVGISIPYYLKYKESAYKIQVKSDVRNLIESIILFETTYKTTPNLYPNPCSEDLTTCALTDGTNQDTIRKTKGVELKMEEITCQNNTKGFKITGQNKTLNYNFSFNSCTDPMIGTENQ from the coding sequence ATGAATAAAAAAGGATTTACTCTCATAGAATTACTTGTTGTTATTGCAATAATAGGTGTTCTTGTTGGTATCTCAATACCTTATTATCTAAAATATAAAGAATCCGCTTATAAAATTCAGGTAAAAAGTGATGTAAGGAATTTAATAGAAAGTATTATTTTATTTGAAACCACATATAAAACCACTCCAAATTTATATCCTAATCCCTGCAGTGAAGACTTAACTACATGTGCACTGACAGATGGCACAAATCAAGATACTATAAGGAAAACAAAAGGTGTAGAACTTAAAATGGAAGAAATAACCTGTCAAAATAATACTAAAGGATTTAAAATAACAGGACAGAATAAAACATTAAATTATAATTTTTCTTTCAACTCTTGCACTGACCCAATGATTGGAACTGAAAATCAATAA
- a CDS encoding FeoA family protein: protein MSEKRLADVEEGKKVVIKDIVCDGCMKKRLYELGLIPGQKVEVLQNGLFGGPIKIKVKDYCLALRRKEAKNIVIEEDNG, encoded by the coding sequence ATGAGCGAAAAAAGGTTGGCAGATGTAGAAGAAGGCAAAAAAGTAGTTATTAAAGATATTGTTTGTGATGGATGTATGAAAAAAAGATTATATGAACTTGGATTGATACCGGGGCAAAAGGTAGAAGTGCTACAAAATGGATTATTCGGTGGCCCTATTAAGATAAAAGTTAAAGATTATTGCTTAGCTCTTAGAAGAAAAGAGGCAAAAAATATAGTTATAGAGGAAGATAATGGATAA
- a CDS encoding type IV pilus modification PilV family protein, whose amino-acid sequence MEILKNNKGFTLIESLVALVILAIVLLGLLTGLMVAIDMNTRNILRDEAVKIADKYAEICKNDITKCTSSTEERQFRNFKEQYNIDITIDIPTVTNVKIVTINVTWQYRGKNYSHTTKTAVGGT is encoded by the coding sequence ATGGAAATCCTTAAAAACAATAAAGGTTTTACGCTTATTGAAAGTTTAGTTGCATTAGTTATTCTTGCTATCGTTTTGCTTGGACTATTAACCGGTTTGATGGTTGCTATTGATATGAATACGAGAAATATTTTAAGAGATGAGGCTGTAAAAATAGCAGATAAATATGCAGAAATATGTAAAAACGATATAACTAAATGCACATCATCAACAGAAGAAAGACAATTTAGAAATTTTAAGGAACAATATAATATTGATATTACAATAGATATTCCAACTGTTACAAATGTGAAGATAGTGACTATAAATGTAACTTGGCAATATAGAGGCAAAAATTATTCTCATACCACAAAAACAGCGGTAGGTGGAACATGA
- a CDS encoding prepilin-type N-terminal cleavage/methylation domain-containing protein, which translates to MNNKGLTLTELLVTIIIIIVVLGAAYLTYIKILKGFKQESEKTATQIENIVGLEMLRLDLEHIGYGIPKDENNLIIEWKDDPDKTKRSLTLRMTLNNTNQKTRGYLISQCNSSNKLNITYDGREDKSNNYVVLIKAEDRSFVDKAADISNISCESDKVYIAFPIRDEVYNGTSNACSVSYCEKITYKLSEETNKNNEDSVKRCNPNTYNLIRRVGTSNTGGKPVLNCVADWTVTFDTTDNDLSTNDKIRTNLKAINVYILVQEGKYDREYTFKPDTSDNSGSYMLTDDGQALKLPQDYQHYRWKVLKIKVKPMDL; encoded by the coding sequence ATGAATAATAAAGGGCTAACTCTAACCGAACTATTAGTAACAATAATTATAATCATTGTAGTATTAGGTGCAGCATATCTAACATATATAAAAATACTTAAAGGATTCAAACAAGAAAGTGAAAAAACTGCTACACAGATAGAAAATATAGTAGGTCTTGAAATGCTAAGACTTGATTTGGAACATATAGGATATGGCATACCAAAAGATGAAAATAATTTAATAATAGAATGGAAAGATGACCCAGATAAAACAAAAAGATCATTAACATTAAGAATGACCTTAAACAATACAAACCAAAAAACAAGAGGCTATTTAATATCACAATGCAATAGTAGTAATAAACTTAATATTACCTATGATGGAAGGGAAGATAAAAGTAATAATTATGTAGTCTTAATAAAAGCTGAAGATAGAAGTTTCGTTGATAAAGCTGCTGATATTTCTAATATAAGTTGTGAGTCTGACAAAGTTTATATTGCTTTTCCTATAAGAGACGAAGTATATAATGGAACATCTAATGCTTGCTCTGTTTCTTATTGCGAAAAAATAACATATAAACTCTCTGAAGAAACCAATAAAAATAATGAAGATAGTGTAAAAAGATGTAATCCTAATACTTATAATCTGATAAGACGGGTTGGTACCTCTAATACAGGTGGAAAACCGGTTTTAAATTGTGTAGCCGATTGGACAGTTACATTTGATACTACAGATAATGATTTAAGCACAAATGACAAGATTAGAACAAATTTAAAAGCCATAAATGTTTATATACTTGTTCAGGAAGGAAAATATGATAGAGAGTATACATTTAAACCAGATACATCTGATAACTCCGGTAGTTATATGTTAACAGATGACGGTCAAGCTTTAAAACTTCCACAAGATTATCAGCATTACAGATGGAAGGTTTTAAAAATAAAAGTTAAACCAATGGATTTGTGA
- a CDS encoding response regulator transcription factor, translated as MKILLIEDDLILGESVKEYLELNDIEVVWIYDDRQFKDVLKFNQFDVMVIDLMLRYNKGEDIIEWIRDNNINTPILVLTAKNSIESKEECFNKGADDYLVKPFEPKELLLRLKALSKRKKIEQLIKIGDILVDLDNKIIKKQNEEIKISKTAWKILYLLISRRGEIVDTETILNYVWGDKAVGDEIVRAYIKELRKILPPDSIQTYKGRGYRLV; from the coding sequence ATGAAGATTTTATTGATAGAAGATGATTTAATACTTGGTGAAAGTGTTAAGGAATATTTAGAGCTAAATGATATTGAAGTAGTATGGATTTATGATGATAGACAGTTTAAAGATGTTCTAAAATTTAATCAGTTTGATGTAATGGTGATAGATTTAATGCTACGATACAATAAAGGTGAAGATATTATTGAATGGATACGGGATAATAATATCAATACTCCTATACTTGTCCTTACTGCGAAAAATAGTATAGAAAGCAAAGAAGAATGCTTTAACAAAGGAGCAGATGATTATTTAGTAAAACCTTTTGAACCAAAGGAGTTATTACTCAGATTAAAAGCATTATCAAAAAGAAAAAAAATAGAGCAACTCATAAAAATAGGAGATATTTTAGTAGATTTAGACAATAAAATCATTAAAAAACAAAATGAAGAGATAAAAATATCAAAAACAGCCTGGAAGATACTTTATCTACTTATAAGCAGAAGAGGAGAAATAGTTGATACAGAAACTATACTCAATTATGTATGGGGAGATAAAGCAGTAGGAGATGAGATAGTAAGAGCTTATATAAAAGAACTTAGAAAAATCTTGCCTCCTGATAGCATACAAACTTACAAAGGAAGAGGTTATAGATTAGTTTGA